The nucleotide window GTAAAATCAAAAGCGGTGCGATTTTGCCAGAGAACAAAAGCGGCCATAAATAGCAGAAAATAACCGAACCCTTTTTGTAACTGTTTAGCTTGAATAAATTTGACTAAATAAGCTCCCGTAATAATTCCTATGCTAGCGGCGATCGTAAAAGAAATGATTAAATTCCAATTTAGGGGAACTCGTCCCAAATAACCATAAAATCCAGCCATTGAATTGAGAAAGATAATCACTAAAGACGTTCCTATCGCTTGTTTGATGGGAACTTTAGCCAACAAAACCAAAGCCGGAACGATCGCAAACCCTCCTCCTACCCCCACCAAACCGGTTAACATTCCCACTCCTATCCCTTCTGTCATCACCCATAACCAACAATATCGACAAACCGGTTGAGGATAGTATTCTATTTCGGTTTTGAACTCTTCAGATGTTTTACTTTTGTGACTTTTACGGATCATTAAAATGGCAGCAACGAGCATCGTTACCCCAAAAATCAGCATTTGCACTGTTCCGGTGATAAAGGGAAGAGTCGCTA belongs to Gloeothece citriformis PCC 7424 and includes:
- a CDS encoding sulfite exporter TauE/SafE family protein translates to MIWVIGHIIAVCIGISLGLIGGGGSVLAVPTLVYVMGVPPKEAIPITLLAVGTVSLLGAIPHWKLGNVRPQTAATFGGSTMIGAYTGARLATLPFITGTVQMLIFGVTMLVAAILMIRKSHKSKTSEEFKTEIEYYPQPVCRYCWLWVMTEGIGVGMLTGLVGVGGGFAIVPALVLLAKVPIKQAIGTSLVIIFLNSMAGFYGYLGRVPLNWNLIISFTIAASIGIITGAYLVKFIQAKQLQKGFGYFLLFMAAFVLWQNRTAFDFTNAQKKAFINSADQNLYSKDRLLAPSKSKVKSMRN